The Pangasianodon hypophthalmus isolate fPanHyp1 chromosome 2, fPanHyp1.pri, whole genome shotgun sequence genome window below encodes:
- the LOC113545881 gene encoding serine protease 27, whose protein sequence is MMKSGCVALALLLFVKGSFCQLNVCGRAPLNTRIVGGQNAIAGAWPWQVSLQNLYSGVHFCGGTLINKDWILTAAHCFASSTDPRTLVVYLGKYTLAGSNPNQISRGVTRIVRHPMYDSRTHNNDIALLLLSSSVTFTNYIKPACLASQSRSFPSGTTCWLTGWGHIASGVQLPFPGVLQEVAVPIVSRSVCDKLLQPYLGAGSITQNMICAGLLEGGKDTCQGDSGGPMVTKQGAIWVQAGITSWGIGCARPKLPGVYTMVSQYQSWITSTIRTNLPGFV, encoded by the exons ATGATGAAGTCCGGGTGTGTCGCTTTGGCCCTGCTCTTATTTGTAAAGG GTTCCTTTTGCCAGCTGAATG TATGCGGTCGTGCACCTTTAAACACCCGTATCGTGGGCGGACAAAACGCCATTGCTGGTGCGTGGCCGTGGCAGGTCAGTTTGCAAAACCTTTACTCTGGTGTCCATTTTTGTGGAGGAACCCTCATCAACAAGGACTGGATCCTAACCGCAGCACACTGTTTCGCAAG CTCCACTGATCCCCGCACCCTGGTCGTGTACTTGGGGAAATACACTCTAGCGGGCTCCAATCCCAATCAGATCTCCAGAGGTGTTACAAGGATCGTCCGTCACCCCATGTATGACTCACGAACCCATAACAACGACATCGCCCTGCTGTTGTTGAGTAGCTCTGTCACCTTCACGAACTACATCAAACCTGCGTGCCTGGCTAGTCAAAGCAGGAGTTTTCCCTCTGGCACTACATGTTGGCTCACAGGATGGGGACACATTGCTTCTGGAG tgcagctgcCCTTTCCTGGTGTGCTGCAGGAGGTAGCAGTGCCCATTGTTTctagaagtgtgtgtgataaactGCTGCAGCCTTACCTGGGAGCTGGATCCATTACCCAAAACATGATTTGTGCTGGACTCCTGGAAGGTGGAAAAGACACGTGCCAG ggAGACTCTGGAGGTCCAATGGTGACTAAGCAGGGTGCAATCTGGGTCCAGGCTGGTATCACTAGCTGGGGGATAGGTTGCGCTCGGCCTAAATTACCTGGTGTGTACACAATGGTGTCCCAGTACCAGTCCTGGATAACCAGCACCATCAGAACAAACCTACCTGGCTTTGTCTAG
- the LOC113545884 gene encoding serine protease 27: MLKSACVVATLLFFVKGSLSQPDVCGLAPLNDRIVGGQNAPEGSWPWQVSLQKYGSHFCGGSLINKDWVMTAAHCFSSTRTFGLVVYLGKQTLVGSNPYEVSRGVSKIIRHPKYNGFTNDNDITLLRLNSAVTFTDYIRPVCLAGQESNFPDGTSCWITGWGNIASGVWLPSPGVLQEAEVPVVDRIQCDSMLGPGLVTENMICAGVLEGGTDTCQGDSGGPMVTKQGAVWIQAGITSWGKGCALPGLPGVYTLVSQYQSWISSTIKQNLPGFVTYTPTP; encoded by the exons ATGCTGAAGTCGGCGTGTGTGGTCGCGACCTTGCTCTTTTTCGTAAAAG GTTCCCTTTCACAGCCAGATG TATGTGGTCTTGCACCTTTAAATGACCGTATTGTGGGGGGACAGAATGCCCCAGAAGGGTCGTGGCCATGGCAGGTTAGTCTGCAAAAATATGGCAGCCATTTCTGTGGAGGAAGCCTCATCAACAAAGACTGGGTTATGACCGCAGCACACTGTTTCTCCAG CACTCGCACTTTCGGCCTGGTTGTGTATTTGGGGAAACAGACTTTAGTTGGCTCCAATCCGTATGAGGTCTCCAGAGGTGTTTCAAAGATCATTCGTCACCCCAAGTACAATGGCTTCACCAATGACAATGACATCACTCTGCTGCGTCTGAACAGTGCTGTGACCTTCACAGACTACATCAGACCAGTGTGCCTGGCCGGACAAGAGAGTAATTTTCCTGATGGCACCAGCTGCTGGATCACAGGCTGGGGAAACATTGCCTCTGGAg tgtggttGCCCTCTCCTGGTGTGCTGCAAGAAGCAGAAGTGCCTGTTGTTGACAGAATTCAGTGTGATAGTATGCTGGGACCTGGGCTCGTTACTGAAAACATGATCTGTGCTGGAGTACTAGAAGGAGGCACGGACACCTGCCAG GGGGATTCTGGAGGTCCCATGGTGACTAAGCAGGGTGCAGTCTGGATTCAGGCTGGTATCACTAGTTGGGGTAAGGGCTGTGCTCTGCCTGGATTACCTGGAGTGTACACTCTGGTGTCCCAGTACCAGTCCTGGATTTCCAGCACCATCAAACAAAATCTGCCTGGTTTTGTTACCTATACCCCTACACCTTAG